A stretch of Lactuca sativa cultivar Salinas chromosome 6, Lsat_Salinas_v11, whole genome shotgun sequence DNA encodes these proteins:
- the LOC111882636 gene encoding uncharacterized protein LOC111882636, translating to MESSDDEKDGANGKCMNNGQTPTCADGIKFVDDVLNGANDQCLDNFRMEKHVFYKLCDILQAKGLLRHTNRIKIEEQLAIFMFIVGHNLRTRAVQELFKYSGETISRHFNNVLNAIIAISLDFFQSPSSEIPPEIRDDPRFYPYFMDCVGAVNGVHFPVIVGVDEQGPFRNKHGVLSQSVLAACSFDMKFHYVLAGWEGSASDIRVLNSALTRQNKLQVPEGKYFLVDFKYANIPGFIAPYLGTPYGLLEYEGKFQPQDAKELFNHRHSLLQNMSERTFGALKERFPILMSAPSYPLTTQVKLVVAACALHNFIRDNNPNDSIFKMYEHEGFLVPQMEESVTVMTPPLDFEKPEMMGVGNGMVDSDVPFDAQQIEDTLKLRDAIAAEIWNDYVHDFPVTCV from the exons ATGGAAAGCTCTGATGACGAGAAAGATGGTGCCAATGGTAAATGCATGAACAATGGACAAACGCCTACATGCGCTGATGGTATAAAATTTGTAGATGATGTTCTCAATGGTGCAAACGATCAATGTTTAGATAATTTTCGTATGGAAAAACatgttttttataaattgtgCGACATATTACAAGCCAAAGGTCTTCTACGCCACACTAACCGAATAAAGATTGAAGAACAATTAGCCATTTTTATGTTCATTGTTGGCCATAACCTTAGAACTCGAGCAGTTCAGGAGCTTTTTAAGTACTCAGGGGAAACAATCAGTCGCCATTTCAACAATGTCTTGAATGCGATTATCGCCATTTCTTTAGACTTCTTTCAGTCTCCAAGTTCTGAAATTCCTCCAGAAATCCGAGATGATCCAAGATTTTACCCTTATTTCATG GATTGTGTGGGAGCTGTAAATGGCGTACATTTTCCAGTGATTGTGGGTGTAGATGAACAAGGGCCTTTTCGTAATAAACATGGTGTTCTTTCACAGAGTGTTCTTGCTGCTTGTTCATTTGATATGAAGTTTCATTATGTTTTAGCTGGTTGGGAGGGCTCAGCATCAGATATAAGAGTTCTGAATTCAGCTCTTACAAGACAAAACAAGCTCCAAGTCCCTGAAG GTAAATACTTCCTAGTGGATTTCAAATACGCAAACATTCCAGGCTTCATTGCTCCATATTTAGGCACTCCATACGGTTTACTTGAATACGAAGGCAAATTCCAACCACAAGATGCCAAAGAGTTGTTCAATCATCGCCACTCACTCTTACAAAACATGAGTGAAAGAACATTTGGAGCACTAAAAGAACGATTTCCTATTTTAATGTCAGCTCCTTCTTACCCATTAACAACACAGGTCAAATTAGTGGTGGCTGCATGTGCTTTACACAATTTCATCCGTGACAACAATCCAAATGACAGCATCTTTAAGATGTATGAACATGAAGGGTTTTTGGTTCCACAAATGGAGGAATCAGTGACAGTGATGACACCTCCACTTGATTTTGAAAAGCCGGAGATGATGGGTGTCGGGAATGGAATGGTGGATTCCGATGTCCCCTTTGATGCCCAACAAATTGAAGATACGTTGAAATTGCGTGATGCTATTGCTGCTGAGATATGGAATGATTATGTTCATGATTTTCCAGTCACGTGTGTATAG